A section of the Rhodospirillaceae bacterium genome encodes:
- a CDS encoding tripartite tricarboxylate transporter TctB family protein has translation MDGETSGSDKRADWIRTNQGFGVVVTALLLLLVLYLTQQEWVFERLRDGFQLGFFTLVSAGTMLACSLAMIFDGHKDKTDKEMAAVNRQDFILPAIVVVVCYIYFELAWRVDFLIVTPFFLAVGVYVLGIRPIRTAVIAGVIISITIFGLFRVIGIYLPSFIIPA, from the coding sequence TTGGACGGTGAAACTTCTGGCTCTGATAAACGGGCTGATTGGATCAGAACCAATCAAGGGTTTGGCGTTGTCGTCACGGCGTTGCTTCTCCTATTGGTACTTTATTTGACCCAGCAGGAGTGGGTGTTCGAAAGGCTGCGCGATGGATTTCAATTAGGCTTTTTCACGCTTGTTTCCGCGGGAACGATGCTGGCCTGTTCCCTGGCCATGATCTTCGATGGGCACAAGGATAAAACCGATAAAGAAATGGCTGCTGTTAATCGGCAGGATTTTATCCTTCCGGCAATTGTCGTCGTGGTTTGTTACATTTATTTCGAATTGGCATGGCGTGTTGATTTTCTGATTGTAACGCCCTTTTTCCTGGCGGTCGGCGTTTATGTCTTAGGTATCCGACCCATCCGAACTGCGGTTATTGCTGGCGTTATTATCAGCATAACAATCTTCGGCCTGTTCCGAGTCATCGGGATTTATCTCCCGTCCTTCATCATCCCAGCATAG
- a CDS encoding SDR family oxidoreductase: protein MDLGIKGKRAIVLGASKGVGYASALALAAEGVSVSVSGSNLERAQAAAKKITDETGSLAVGFEGDVTNSDNMNALYESSKEALGGPIDILFNNHGGPAFGLAEELDEQELISEFQNMVLSLIRMTSLVLPDMKTSKWGRIITVGSTAIVQPIPNYVLSNTLRGAIVNYMKTLAGEVIADGITVNIVSPSSVLTDRTRQGARVNAEKQGVTPEEILAKREAALPSGRFGTTEEFGGTVAFLCSQYGGYCSGSNWRLDGGLVKSIV, encoded by the coding sequence ATGGATCTCGGCATTAAGGGAAAACGCGCCATCGTCTTGGGCGCGAGCAAAGGGGTTGGCTATGCATCAGCCCTGGCGTTGGCGGCGGAAGGTGTCAGTGTTTCCGTTAGTGGTTCGAACTTGGAGCGAGCGCAGGCTGCTGCAAAGAAAATCACCGATGAAACCGGGAGCCTTGCGGTCGGCTTCGAAGGCGACGTCACAAATTCAGACAACATGAACGCGTTGTATGAGTCTTCAAAAGAAGCGCTTGGCGGTCCCATTGATATTTTGTTCAACAACCATGGCGGCCCGGCGTTTGGGTTGGCAGAGGAACTGGATGAGCAGGAACTGATCAGCGAATTCCAGAACATGGTGCTCAGCCTGATCCGGATGACCAGCTTGGTCCTACCCGACATGAAGACCAGCAAGTGGGGGCGGATCATAACAGTGGGATCAACCGCCATCGTGCAACCGATTCCCAATTACGTGCTATCCAATACGCTGCGCGGTGCAATCGTGAATTATATGAAAACGCTGGCGGGTGAAGTTATTGCCGATGGCATCACAGTCAACATCGTATCGCCGTCTTCAGTCCTGACCGACCGTACCCGACAGGGCGCGCGGGTCAATGCTGAAAAACAAGGCGTTACGCCGGAGGAGATTCTAGCAAAGCGCGAGGCCGCCTTGCCATCCGGACGCTTTGGAACGACGGAAGAATTCGGCGGCACGGTTGCTTTCTTGTGCAGTCAATACGGTGGCTATTGTTCCGGCAGTAACTGGCGCTTGGATGGTGGTCTGGTTAAAAGCATCGTCTAG
- a CDS encoding Ldh family oxidoreductase — protein sequence MSDEIKLFPASVLRDQIVAVLTAWGMRDDYIPITADAMIYADMHGVDTHGISMLTVYDQRRRDGLLTMDGEVTLVSETPGTALLDAGGGLGHVAGVRAMEIAIEKAKTVGMAGVAVRNSAHYGAAGYYSNLAAKVGQIGFSVTSGSAPRVSPTFGAEAKLSTNPIAFAAPAKRNPDFSLDMATSTVAAGKIRNKANENDPLPIGWANDADGLPTTDASNYSTQSPLGGTRELGSHKGYGLAAMVEILSTALSGASVVTSEGHARRTPGTMDLGHFFMTINPTAFVPEGVFESKVDELIDDLHATRPSDSDEPVMVAGEPEKKIWAERENTGIPVPPGLRGKLKDVAKNANAEFVLE from the coding sequence ATGTCCGACGAAATTAAACTCTTTCCTGCCTCTGTCCTTAGAGACCAAATTGTCGCCGTGCTGACGGCCTGGGGGATGCGCGACGACTATATTCCGATCACTGCGGACGCGATGATTTATGCCGACATGCATGGCGTGGATACCCACGGAATTTCCATGCTAACGGTCTATGATCAGCGTCGCCGCGACGGTTTACTGACCATGGATGGCGAGGTGACACTTGTGAGTGAAACTCCTGGTACAGCCCTATTAGACGCAGGCGGTGGGTTGGGCCATGTTGCCGGCGTCCGTGCCATGGAAATCGCGATTGAGAAAGCTAAGACCGTGGGCATGGCGGGTGTCGCTGTCCGGAATTCAGCGCACTACGGGGCAGCTGGGTATTATTCAAATTTAGCCGCCAAGGTCGGGCAGATTGGTTTTTCAGTAACCAGTGGTTCGGCTCCCAGGGTCTCACCCACATTTGGTGCGGAAGCCAAACTTTCAACCAACCCCATCGCCTTCGCCGCCCCTGCAAAACGCAATCCAGATTTCAGTCTAGATATGGCGACATCTACTGTGGCCGCAGGCAAAATTCGCAATAAGGCGAACGAGAACGATCCTCTGCCCATCGGCTGGGCCAATGACGCGGATGGCCTGCCGACGACAGATGCTAGTAATTATAGTACACAATCACCCCTTGGCGGGACACGCGAACTGGGCAGTCACAAAGGCTACGGCTTGGCGGCAATGGTTGAAATACTATCGACGGCTCTTTCCGGTGCCAGTGTGGTGACCTCAGAAGGCCACGCCAGACGCACACCAGGGACCATGGACCTCGGCCACTTCTTCATGACCATCAATCCGACGGCATTTGTGCCGGAAGGTGTGTTTGAAAGCAAAGTCGATGAACTGATCGACGATCTCCACGCGACCCGACCCAGTGACTCTGATGAACCTGTCATGGTCGCAGGGGAGCCCGAAAAGAAAATTTGGGCGGAACGGGAAAATACTGGAATTCCTGTCCCGCCCGGATTGCGCGGCAAACTCAAGGATGTCGCGAAGAACGCGAATGCTGAGTTTGTGTTAGAGTAA
- a CDS encoding thiamine pyrophosphate-binding protein, translating into MSEPTIDRRELLAKLIPNPDDYLIISGLAGAARDAAALTEDGDNLFTMAGAMGAAVSMGLGVAMSAPDRQVLVITGDGELMMNMGGLATAASAAPKNLSIICIDNGVHAETGGQKGHTSRGTDLALVAQGTGLTSVMKVTNDTEIDEAAKFLTGSAAPRFLLVKVTDGPPASYKRNMNPTACRIRFRNAYMASA; encoded by the coding sequence ATGTCAGAACCCACAATCGACCGCCGCGAATTGCTGGCGAAGCTTATCCCCAACCCTGACGATTATCTAATTATTAGCGGCCTCGCAGGTGCTGCCCGGGATGCGGCAGCCCTAACCGAAGACGGCGATAACTTGTTCACCATGGCGGGTGCCATGGGGGCGGCTGTTTCCATGGGGCTTGGCGTCGCGATGTCGGCACCAGACCGGCAAGTCCTGGTCATAACCGGCGATGGCGAATTGATGATGAACATGGGCGGCTTGGCAACGGCTGCGTCCGCCGCGCCGAAAAATCTTTCGATCATCTGCATCGACAACGGTGTGCATGCAGAAACTGGTGGCCAAAAGGGCCATACATCTCGCGGCACGGATTTGGCCCTGGTCGCCCAAGGTACCGGATTAACGTCAGTTATGAAGGTCACCAATGACACTGAGATTGACGAGGCAGCAAAGTTCCTGACAGGGTCAGCGGCGCCACGATTCTTGTTGGTTAAAGTAACCGATGGTCCACCGGCTTCCTACAAACGGAACATGAACCCGACCGCATGTAGAATAAGATTTAGGAACGCTTATATGGCTTCGGCTTAG
- a CDS encoding phosphonopyruvate decarboxylase: protein MTDNDRDEWSAQLFNQMVDAGVTLFSYIPDFGNARIVELAEAHNEAQPVLLTTEEEGVAVCAGADLVGKRGVLMMQSSGVGNCPNFLSLVKGGGFPILMVVSMRGDYGEQNPWQYPLGQAVDSLLEAMGVLLFKVDSQEDLEPAITAALSTSGKGGQSCAIILTQRFIGAKAF from the coding sequence ATGACGGACAACGATAGAGACGAATGGTCGGCCCAGTTGTTTAACCAAATGGTTGATGCTGGGGTTACCTTGTTTAGTTATATCCCGGACTTCGGAAACGCCCGTATTGTTGAACTAGCAGAAGCCCACAATGAGGCTCAGCCAGTGCTGCTGACCACGGAAGAAGAAGGCGTCGCGGTCTGCGCAGGCGCTGATTTAGTCGGCAAGCGCGGGGTGCTGATGATGCAGTCATCGGGCGTTGGCAACTGCCCCAATTTTTTATCCCTGGTTAAAGGTGGCGGATTTCCCATCCTGATGGTGGTATCCATGCGGGGTGATTATGGCGAACAGAACCCGTGGCAATATCCGTTGGGTCAAGCCGTGGATTCGCTATTGGAAGCCATGGGCGTGTTGCTGTTCAAAGTCGATTCGCAGGAAGATTTAGAACCTGCGATCACCGCAGCGCTGTCCACAAGTGGCAAGGGCGGACAATCGTGCGCCATCATCCTCACCCAAAGATTTATCGGTGCCAAAGCGTTTTAG
- a CDS encoding cupin domain-containing protein, which translates to MHVFSLQGEAEFSLEKHIEKNLATIEGGDVTVACWEPGQVSPYHCHPEATEIYFCFEGGGTMRIPGEDAVPVTPGAFIVHPPGEVHEYENGPERTMLFRVRYGGDKYGRSTGWRGNDNWEQSAEDVDYFKANPVG; encoded by the coding sequence ATGCATGTTTTTAGCCTACAGGGTGAAGCCGAATTTAGTCTGGAAAAGCACATCGAGAAAAATCTCGCTACCATTGAGGGGGGTGATGTGACAGTCGCGTGTTGGGAGCCGGGTCAGGTCAGTCCTTATCACTGCCACCCGGAAGCAACCGAAATTTATTTCTGCTTCGAAGGCGGGGGCACAATGCGAATTCCTGGGGAAGATGCTGTTCCGGTAACGCCCGGGGCATTTATTGTGCATCCGCCCGGCGAAGTACATGAATACGAAAATGGACCAGAGCGCACGATGTTGTTCCGGGTTCGCTATGGCGGCGATAAGTACGGCCGCTCCACCGGTTGGCGGGGCAATGATAATTGGGAACAATCGGCGGAGGACGTCGACTACTTTAAGGCCAATCCTGTCGGGTAA
- a CDS encoding cupredoxin family protein: MKVSVLAIALTLAVSVGATTSWAAGSHSTPHKPHGSMGSGKMGHGTMGHGETGHGHGSSATGEPGKAAHAKRTISIMMDDNFYAPKKITVNEGETVRFVVKNKGQLVHEFNIGTAAMHADHQKEMMGMMDKGILEADKINHNMMKMGGGMMHDDPNSVLLEPGKSGEVIWKFAKSGNLEFACNVPGHYEAGMKGHLKIHN; encoded by the coding sequence ATGAAAGTTTCTGTACTCGCGATTGCGCTGACCCTTGCAGTGTCGGTTGGAGCCACGACTTCTTGGGCAGCCGGCTCCCATAGCACCCCCCACAAACCGCACGGAAGTATGGGTTCCGGGAAAATGGGGCACGGAACTATGGGTCATGGGGAAACGGGGCACGGCCACGGCTCGTCTGCAACCGGGGAGCCTGGAAAAGCAGCCCATGCGAAGCGCACGATTTCCATCATGATGGATGATAATTTCTATGCGCCGAAAAAGATTACCGTAAATGAAGGCGAAACCGTTCGCTTTGTCGTTAAAAACAAGGGTCAGTTGGTGCACGAATTCAACATCGGCACCGCCGCCATGCATGCAGATCATCAGAAAGAAATGATGGGCATGATGGATAAGGGCATTCTCGAAGCCGATAAAATCAACCATAACATGATGAAAATGGGCGGCGGCATGATGCACGACGACCCGAACAGTGTTCTATTGGAACCAGGAAAGTCCGGCGAAGTTATCTGGAAATTTGCAAAATCCGGCAACCTGGAATTCGCCTGTAACGTGCCCGGCCATTATGAAGCCGGCATGAAGGGACATTTGAAAATCCACAACTAG
- a CDS encoding cytochrome c, with protein sequence MPSSKKRKKASSSAPAPSTATSSGLHWSWYLLGVFLIAIVGGAIHLTSNSPSTAHLNVTVPALAGAAASGGKIFAENCVSCHGANAAGSDSGPPLVHKIYEPNHHGDGSFYMAAKRGVRPHHWKFGPMPPMPNINDGQMVNIVAYIRTLQRANGIF encoded by the coding sequence ATGCCATCTTCGAAGAAAAGAAAAAAGGCATCGTCCTCGGCCCCGGCTCCATCAACGGCGACCTCTAGCGGTCTCCATTGGAGCTGGTATCTCTTGGGCGTCTTCCTGATTGCTATTGTCGGGGGTGCAATTCACCTGACATCCAACAGCCCTAGCACCGCGCACCTGAATGTAACGGTTCCTGCATTGGCCGGTGCTGCGGCCAGCGGCGGAAAAATTTTCGCGGAAAATTGTGTTTCCTGTCACGGTGCGAATGCGGCCGGAAGCGACAGCGGACCGCCTCTAGTCCACAAAATTTATGAACCCAATCACCATGGTGACGGATCGTTCTACATGGCCGCCAAACGCGGCGTTCGTCCGCATCATTGGAAATTTGGCCCAATGCCGCCGATGCCAAACATCAATGACGGCCAGATGGTCAACATCGTCGCCTATATCCGCACACTTCAGCGGGCAAACGGCATTTTCTAA
- a CDS encoding universal stress protein has translation MSMKNILVHVETAGNAPAQVAAALEFAKAEDAISTTGLCVRPALPFVRGEIAQIPPEVVESYNKNLDQELFPAAKKIFKSAAKKVGMEDKAVWETAVGDTAQLLERKGRYADLIIVGQTQQEDTLSNYHRLSDNLVMMAGRPVLVIPDLGIGDSIGKKVLVAWDGSREAGRAVSDALDILARADEVHLFSAGDTKEQADKKLKGLREYLSNHGIEAAEVLGVTGVKDPGEAMLDHVKHADLDMIVMGAYGHSRFREMILGGATRYVLEHTTVPIFMSH, from the coding sequence ATGTCGATGAAAAACATCCTCGTCCATGTCGAAACGGCGGGCAATGCCCCTGCTCAAGTGGCCGCTGCCCTTGAATTCGCCAAGGCGGAAGACGCAATTTCTACGACAGGTCTCTGCGTTCGTCCTGCCCTTCCCTTCGTCCGCGGTGAAATTGCACAAATTCCGCCGGAGGTCGTTGAGTCTTACAACAAGAACTTGGATCAAGAGCTATTCCCTGCGGCCAAAAAAATATTTAAATCTGCCGCCAAAAAAGTCGGCATGGAAGACAAGGCCGTTTGGGAAACCGCCGTTGGTGATACGGCGCAGTTACTGGAACGCAAAGGCCGCTATGCCGACCTAATCATCGTCGGTCAAACCCAGCAAGAGGATACGCTTAGTAATTATCACCGACTGTCGGATAACCTGGTGATGATGGCGGGCAGGCCGGTTCTGGTCATCCCCGACCTTGGTATTGGCGATAGCATTGGCAAAAAAGTCCTGGTCGCCTGGGATGGCAGCCGCGAAGCAGGCCGGGCCGTATCCGATGCGCTCGATATTTTAGCGCGTGCCGATGAGGTCCACTTATTCAGCGCTGGCGATACCAAAGAGCAGGCCGATAAAAAACTTAAAGGCCTGAGGGAATATCTTAGTAATCACGGTATCGAAGCGGCTGAAGTACTAGGCGTAACCGGTGTCAAAGATCCCGGTGAGGCTATGCTGGATCACGTTAAGCATGCAGACCTCGACATGATTGTCATGGGGGCTTATGGCCATTCAAGGTTCCGCGAAATGATCCTTGGTGGTGCGACCCGGTATGTCCTAGAACACACCACGGTTCCAATCTTTATGTCGCACTAA
- a CDS encoding ABC transporter yields MAYLNVFKRIAKVAKIGVAARKLKRSDTDNDRLKARRALTALFADARGVTMKFGQLMAQGGDDPLTELTDSVEPLPLSDMIPVIEEELGRPATDIFANIEESSAAASLGQVHKAELKDGRIVAIKVQYPAIKDAVDAEMKLFGLMPGVGPVSKWGFDLDGYKTALRENMDRELDYRNEARRQEEFRQTLNVTGLIIPQVFSEFTTARVLVQEWKEGVKLEDVADWEPNDRNNAGRILLSTLLQSLFLIGEVHGDPHAGNFMFQKSDAGDVSVVLIDFGCTIEVAKPKRLALLKTILSLREDTPLSPMEAFAAIGFDADKLCAISGSLAPLAHILFEPFKKDGNFFVQQWNLKSQFEQLLGENRWWFRAAGEPTQILLLRAFQGFVQQQETIRCGLDWGRTLAATLPNSLFEEARALELPKMSADITSRASYVSTSLLIAKSLCVTVRENGTQIVALTMPAKAALNLESLIPPDVIEFLRASPEWDLEKIFSDVRARGLEPQEILNFNRETKNYHIWLE; encoded by the coding sequence ATGGCCTACCTCAACGTCTTTAAACGCATTGCCAAAGTCGCCAAGATCGGTGTCGCCGCCCGAAAATTAAAACGCAGCGACACAGACAACGACCGCCTAAAAGCCCGGCGCGCACTGACGGCTTTGTTCGCCGATGCCCGCGGGGTCACCATGAAGTTCGGCCAGTTGATGGCCCAAGGTGGTGATGATCCGCTGACAGAATTAACCGACAGCGTTGAGCCGTTGCCGCTTTCAGACATGATCCCCGTTATCGAAGAAGAACTTGGTCGCCCGGCAACGGATATCTTCGCTAACATTGAAGAGTCCAGCGCAGCTGCGTCGCTCGGCCAAGTGCATAAGGCGGAGCTTAAAGACGGACGCATAGTCGCGATCAAGGTTCAGTATCCCGCCATCAAAGATGCCGTCGATGCTGAGATGAAACTGTTCGGATTGATGCCCGGGGTGGGGCCTGTCAGCAAGTGGGGGTTCGACCTCGACGGATATAAAACGGCACTCCGGGAAAATATGGACCGAGAATTAGATTACAGAAACGAGGCCCGCCGCCAGGAAGAGTTTCGGCAGACGCTTAACGTAACGGGGCTTATTATTCCGCAGGTGTTTTCTGAATTCACCACTGCTCGGGTCCTGGTGCAGGAATGGAAAGAGGGCGTCAAACTGGAGGACGTCGCGGATTGGGAGCCAAATGATCGCAACAACGCTGGGCGAATTTTACTCTCCACTTTGTTGCAGAGTTTGTTCCTCATCGGCGAAGTCCACGGTGACCCACACGCCGGCAACTTTATGTTTCAAAAGTCTGATGCAGGTGATGTCTCTGTCGTGCTGATCGATTTTGGCTGTACCATTGAAGTGGCTAAACCCAAACGTCTCGCCCTGCTAAAAACGATCCTCTCGCTCCGTGAAGATACCCCTCTTTCTCCGATGGAGGCATTCGCGGCGATTGGCTTTGATGCGGATAAGTTGTGCGCGATCTCTGGAAGTTTGGCCCCGCTTGCGCACATTCTATTCGAGCCATTCAAGAAGGATGGGAATTTCTTCGTTCAACAGTGGAATTTAAAATCTCAGTTTGAGCAATTGCTTGGAGAAAACCGATGGTGGTTTAGGGCGGCTGGCGAGCCGACACAAATTCTGCTGTTACGCGCCTTCCAAGGCTTCGTACAACAGCAGGAAACCATCCGCTGTGGATTGGACTGGGGACGAACACTGGCAGCGACACTCCCCAATAGCCTGTTTGAAGAAGCGCGGGCGCTAGAACTTCCCAAGATGTCGGCAGACATCACCAGTCGCGCATCTTATGTCTCGACATCATTGCTCATAGCAAAGTCACTTTGTGTAACAGTCCGGGAGAATGGAACCCAGATCGTCGCCCTCACCATGCCGGCAAAGGCCGCGCTGAACCTTGAAAGCCTCATTCCACCAGATGTCATTGAGTTCCTTCGTGCCTCCCCTGAATGGGATCTAGAGAAAATCTTCAGCGACGTTCGCGCCCGCGGGCTTGAGCCACAAGAAATTCTAAACTTCAACAGAGAAACAAAGAATTATCATATTTGGCTGGAGTGA
- a CDS encoding PAS domain S-box protein: MMIGLTLLSVFLLSILWEFGFEETVYSWFGQKHATIESDGEKWEYIITATAFVAIGLFLSFLISQPTLTKHRRVEKALRESEERFQTLISSADHGILAHRNWVPLYANQKLADMYGYDSAEEIMALASTKSLTHQNYRHDNHKRRLIGENLEPDYEVKGLRKDGTEIWEERRSFIIDWDGEPAVCSMRLDISKRKKVELELRQTRDELERRVEERTEELNAELKMRKKAEEIGDLERRRLADAVNSFKDGFALYDAEDKLVICNENYLAAMDDVRDYLKPGITFEAFLRIRADRGLRQDGIVRDEASIQNRMKEHLNPTGPLERQFDDGRTFQIHEFKTHDGGIAVVRINVTDLKTSEQELRQSQERLSNAIESLNEGFAYYDADDRLVTFNEHYAAHHRSMGSDLKAGVTWGELIRGLVENKRIPAAAGREEEYIAERIALHRNFKEPLVTQKDDGMWIMVTESLTPDGGTVLSILDVTKLKNTEDELRQAKAIADEASRAKSTFLAAASHDVRQPLQALGMFLSVLGDKLSTPPIKNNQTIQILVARMNDSVSALSGLFNSLLDVSKLESQTLDPEISEFDVGELISRLSGQFEPQAKAKGLILKTKTAELRVRSDEALLSQVLSNFLGNAIHYTDEGEILFSVRLRKNHVGIQVTDSGIGIAKEKIDHIFEDFYQVGNEQRDRTKGMGLGLSIAKRTADLLGLYIAVRSEEGVGSTFAIQMPVVEPSDINAIEEELNVRKMSG, from the coding sequence ATGATGATCGGGCTGACCTTGCTCAGCGTGTTTCTGCTTTCGATATTGTGGGAATTCGGCTTTGAGGAGACGGTCTATTCATGGTTTGGTCAGAAACACGCCACAATTGAATCTGATGGGGAGAAATGGGAATATATCATTACCGCTACAGCCTTCGTTGCGATCGGATTATTCCTTTCTTTTTTGATATCTCAGCCAACCCTCACGAAGCATAGGCGTGTAGAAAAAGCTCTTCGTGAAAGTGAAGAGCGGTTCCAAACCCTTATCAGCAGCGCTGACCACGGCATTCTTGCCCATCGGAATTGGGTTCCTCTGTATGCCAACCAGAAGTTGGCAGATATGTACGGGTATGATTCAGCAGAAGAGATCATGGCGCTGGCATCAACAAAATCATTAACCCACCAAAATTATAGACACGACAATCATAAGCGTAGGCTCATAGGTGAGAATCTGGAACCGGATTACGAAGTTAAAGGATTGCGTAAAGACGGAACCGAAATTTGGGAAGAACGTCGATCCTTTATCATAGATTGGGATGGTGAACCTGCTGTTTGCAGCATGAGACTCGATATATCCAAACGTAAAAAAGTGGAGTTGGAACTGCGCCAGACCCGCGATGAATTAGAACGTCGGGTGGAGGAGCGCACAGAAGAGCTAAACGCTGAACTAAAAATGCGCAAAAAGGCGGAAGAAATTGGCGACTTAGAACGTCGACGGTTGGCGGATGCAGTTAACAGCTTTAAAGACGGCTTTGCGCTCTACGATGCAGAAGACAAACTGGTAATTTGTAACGAAAATTACTTGGCTGCCATGGATGATGTCCGTGACTATCTAAAGCCCGGCATAACATTTGAGGCGTTTCTTCGGATCCGTGCGGATCGCGGCCTGCGCCAGGATGGTATCGTGCGAGACGAAGCATCCATCCAAAACCGAATGAAAGAACATCTAAATCCAACGGGGCCGTTGGAAAGACAATTTGATGACGGCAGAACGTTTCAAATTCATGAATTTAAGACACACGATGGTGGTATCGCCGTCGTTCGTATCAATGTCACAGACTTAAAAACGTCAGAGCAAGAGTTGCGCCAAAGTCAGGAACGACTTTCCAACGCGATTGAAAGCCTGAATGAGGGATTTGCCTATTACGATGCCGATGACCGCCTTGTAACTTTCAATGAGCACTATGCAGCACACCACAGGAGCATGGGAAGTGATTTAAAAGCGGGGGTAACTTGGGGGGAATTGATCCGGGGGCTGGTTGAGAACAAACGCATCCCTGCGGCGGCGGGGCGAGAAGAAGAATATATCGCCGAGAGAATAGCCCTCCACCGTAATTTTAAAGAGCCTCTCGTTACCCAAAAGGATGACGGCATGTGGATCATGGTGACCGAAAGTCTCACCCCAGACGGCGGAACTGTCCTAAGCATCCTGGACGTTACGAAACTAAAAAATACGGAAGACGAATTGCGCCAAGCAAAGGCTATTGCCGATGAGGCCAGCCGGGCCAAGTCTACATTTCTTGCAGCGGCCAGCCATGATGTTCGACAACCGCTTCAGGCGTTGGGGATGTTCTTATCAGTGCTCGGGGACAAGCTATCAACACCGCCGATTAAAAATAATCAAACGATCCAAATTCTTGTTGCCCGCATGAACGATTCGGTTTCTGCATTAAGCGGATTATTCAACTCGTTGTTGGATGTTTCCAAATTGGAATCTCAAACTCTGGACCCTGAAATTTCTGAATTCGATGTCGGAGAATTGATATCTCGACTGTCAGGCCAGTTTGAGCCTCAGGCAAAAGCCAAGGGACTTATTCTCAAAACCAAGACTGCGGAATTAAGAGTACGAAGCGACGAGGCCCTCTTAAGTCAGGTATTAAGTAATTTTTTAGGGAACGCCATTCATTATACGGATGAGGGCGAAATTCTATTCAGCGTCCGTCTGCGTAAGAACCACGTTGGAATTCAGGTCACCGACAGCGGCATCGGTATAGCCAAAGAAAAAATCGATCACATTTTTGAAGACTTCTACCAAGTGGGAAACGAACAACGTGACCGAACAAAGGGAATGGGGCTAGGTCTTTCCATTGCCAAACGAACCGCCGACTTACTCGGGTTGTATATAGCGGTGAGGTCTGAAGAAGGCGTTGGGTCTACTTTTGCCATTCAGATGCCTGTTGTTGAGCCCTCCGATATCAATGCCATTGAAGAAGAATTAAATGTAAGAAAAATGAGTGGTTAA
- a CDS encoding alpha/beta hydrolase, with translation MAGTDTPTILLVHGWGFDRHFFDPLVDCLQQFKCAPVDLGFTGDPVMPDVELNAPVLAVGHSMGFMWLLKHKPAPWQGLVGINAFPRFTETEGYHPAQPVRVLELMQEQYFRKPDRVTADFMSRCGNDNPLNKFDIDRMAESLTWLADWDERDALALERTPVFVLAGKSDQIVSPAMTKAGFEGVAPIQWHDGGHLLPMEDPAWCAERLLAIWDDL, from the coding sequence ATGGCAGGTACAGATACCCCCACAATACTCCTGGTTCATGGCTGGGGATTTGACCGGCATTTTTTTGATCCGCTGGTGGACTGTCTGCAGCAGTTCAAGTGTGCCCCAGTGGACCTAGGCTTTACCGGTGATCCTGTCATGCCAGATGTCGAATTGAACGCGCCTGTACTGGCGGTTGGACATTCGATGGGGTTTATGTGGCTGCTCAAACATAAACCAGCTCCATGGCAGGGACTCGTCGGCATCAATGCTTTTCCGCGTTTTACTGAGACCGAGGGGTATCATCCTGCCCAGCCCGTCCGAGTTCTAGAGTTAATGCAGGAGCAATATTTTAGGAAGCCAGACCGAGTAACTGCTGATTTTATGAGTCGGTGTGGCAACGATAATCCGCTTAATAAATTTGACATCGACCGCATGGCTGAGAGCCTTACATGGCTTGCTGATTGGGATGAACGGGATGCCCTGGCACTTGAGCGGACGCCCGTATTCGTTTTGGCGGGGAAGTCTGACCAGATCGTATCACCGGCGATGACCAAGGCCGGGTTTGAGGGGGTGGCGCCAATTCAGTGGCACGATGGCGGACACTTGTTGCCAATGGAAGACCCAGCGTGGTGCGCCGAACGGTTGTTGGCCATATGGGACGACCTTTAA